CGATCGCCGCCGTTTCTAGATTGATATCAACATTGGCCACCAGCTGACTGGTTGTTGGTTCGATCCAACGGGTGAGCCATGCCGGTTGTAGGCCGAAGAAAAGAATGATGGCCGTGAGGGCTAGGGCGGGAATCTTTTCCGTAGCGATTACTTTGGAGTAATAGGCGGTCTGGTTGTCGAGGCGACCGAAGCAGGTGCGATTTAGCAAAATCACAAAATAAACGGCTGTCAAACCGGAGGCCACAATGCATAGTAGCGTCGGAATGGGGAAGCGGCTAAAGCTGCCTTGGAACACCATAAACTCGGCGATAAAGCCCACAAGACCCGGAATTCCGGCACTCGCCATGCCCGCCAAAATCAAGAGGCTACTGGTTAGTGGTAGGCCTCGCACTGGATTCATCAGGCCATTTAAGACATCGAGATCTCTCGTGCCGACTTTGCGTTCAATGATGCCCACAAGGTGAAACAGCAAGGCCAAAATCAAACCATGGCTAATCATCTGGGCGACTGCACCGAGAATGCTGAGTTCTGTACCCGCAGCAGTGGCGACGAGAATATAGCCCATGTGACCAATGGAGCTGTAGGCGACCATGCGTTTTAAATCCCGTTGGGCGATCGCCGCGAGGGAGCCATACATCACACTGACTGTACCGATAACCGCGAGGGCAGGCGCAACAGTCGGCCAAACATCAGGAAATAACTGAAAACCAAAGCGCACCAAACCGTAGGTTCCTAATTTTGCAAAAATGCCGCCGAGTAGCACCGTAACCGCGGGATTCGCCTCAACATAGGCATCCGGAAGCCAAGTGTGTAACGGAACAAGGGGGATTTTGATGCCAAATCCAACGAGCAAAATGGTCAATAAAATGAGTTTTAATTTGCTGTCAAGATTCGACAAGGTCAGATTTTCAAAGTCGAAGGTCGAAGATTGACTGAGCCACACTATGCCGAGGAACGCAAGCAGTACCAAGAGACCAGAGATGGCCGTGTAGATCAAAAATTTCGTTGATGCATAACCTTTTTTTTCTCCTCCCCAAATGGCGATC
This [Limnothrix rosea] IAM M-220 DNA region includes the following protein-coding sequences:
- a CDS encoding NADH-quinone oxidoreductase subunit M gives rise to the protein MLSLLLFLPLLGIGAIALFPRPLSRIVATVFTVSALAISSYLLLNLDLQSTVMQYTEFHAWLSVLGMNYNLGVDGLSLPLIVLNGLLTLVAIYSIGEENHRPKLYYSLILLINSGITGALIANNLLLFFLFYEIELIPFYLMIAIWGGEKKGYASTKFLIYTAISGLLVLLAFLGIVWLSQSSTFDFENLTLSNLDSKLKLILLTILLVGFGIKIPLVPLHTWLPDAYVEANPAVTVLLGGIFAKLGTYGLVRFGFQLFPDVWPTVAPALAVIGTVSVMYGSLAAIAQRDLKRMVAYSSIGHMGYILVATAAGTELSILGAVAQMISHGLILALLFHLVGIIERKVGTRDLDVLNGLMNPVRGLPLTSSLLILAGMASAGIPGLVGFIAEFMVFQGSFSRFPIPTLLCIVASGLTAVYFVILLNRTCFGRLDNQTAYYSKVIATEKIPALALTAIILFFGLQPAWLTRWIEPTTSQLVANVDINLETAAIALTAPDLSRESLVDNSL